The Candidatus Poribacteria bacterium genome includes a region encoding these proteins:
- a CDS encoding DUF3604 domain-containing protein has translation MAEEQAAVLVDDSNPVFTMNASEQLNMSNADIHQLYGEVRLEPRDKVVAGSYRTWTLTYTAGKKGIAPGGRIRIYTDSDSDRGTPQMDDSAGADYLTIEAPQAARIGVLVQSVLSVTLVVNGRALQPGEQVAVTYGDRSEGGPGFRSQTFQEARHYFWVDVDTAGDGNIVTLPEPPYLIIVGGTAEKLVVTGPSMVLAGEQFQIQIRAEDAWGNPASAYRGTVAIQSGNVRVPTERLAFGAADKGVQWIEGCTVTQTGIHRLTVVDEKAGLTAQSNPTLCQETKPCHNLYWGDSHGGQIAMAEKIPDFFQYARDVAAIHFAGYQRNDHVLSKRDWALQQAAERVYDQPGRFVALPGYEWSANTSRGGHHNVYFRRHDQSIRRSDHTGLEDKSDADTDLYHIQDVYEAFRNSDAVITAHVGGEHSDLTYHDPALEPAVEVTSDHGTFEWNKMGFFGGSDSHNGRPGNDTPGFQHRRYAKAGLAAVYAPELTISEVLSAYKDRRIYATTGARILMHTEAAGHSMGAEFTTSEKPQISAFIAGTAPFESVELFRGLEPIYSHPADYSVDSNRVRILWEGASRKSSYSGVIWEGKLRIAGRRVANVDKIRFDSPRSRVFDVEDYGLRWYSVTCDLTGENDGELELVVNTSVIAGPLYGGSGISAPRRMSYAPAEKVGVNINLTELKKGPVTLEIGGLNRRVTVSLAPTPQEAGEAKFSFADPSPNPGINPYWVRVVQTDMEMAWSSPIYVDYVA, from the coding sequence ATGGCTGAAGAACAAGCGGCGGTCCTCGTCGATGACAGTAATCCGGTATTCACAATGAATGCCTCGGAGCAATTGAATATGTCTAATGCAGACATTCATCAATTGTATGGTGAAGTGCGTCTTGAGCCACGAGATAAGGTGGTGGCAGGTAGTTACAGGACATGGACGCTGACTTATACCGCAGGCAAAAAGGGGATAGCACCGGGTGGGCGGATAAGGATTTACACTGATTCGGATTCGGATCGGGGGACGCCACAGATGGACGATTCGGCAGGCGCAGATTACCTGACGATAGAAGCACCGCAAGCCGCGCGGATAGGTGTGCTAGTACAGAGCGTGCTTTCGGTAACGTTGGTAGTGAACGGTCGAGCACTTCAACCGGGAGAGCAGGTGGCCGTGACCTATGGCGATCGGAGCGAGGGCGGGCCGGGCTTCCGGTCACAGACGTTTCAGGAGGCACGACACTATTTCTGGGTAGATGTGGATACCGCCGGTGATGGAAACATCGTGACGTTGCCTGAGCCGCCGTACTTGATTATCGTGGGTGGAACAGCGGAAAAACTGGTAGTGACCGGACCGTCAATGGTCCTCGCAGGAGAGCAGTTCCAGATCCAAATCAGGGCAGAGGACGCATGGGGAAATCCTGCCTCGGCATACCGGGGGACGGTAGCGATTCAGTCCGGGAATGTGAGGGTGCCAACGGAGCGACTAGCGTTTGGCGCAGCAGATAAGGGGGTACAGTGGATTGAAGGGTGCACCGTTACACAAACGGGAATTCACCGACTGACAGTGGTCGATGAAAAAGCCGGGTTGACCGCCCAGAGTAATCCAACGTTGTGCCAAGAAACCAAGCCTTGCCACAATCTTTACTGGGGTGATTCTCACGGCGGGCAGATAGCGATGGCAGAGAAGATTCCAGACTTCTTCCAGTACGCCCGGGACGTCGCTGCAATCCATTTCGCAGGCTATCAGCGGAACGATCATGTGCTGTCCAAGCGGGACTGGGCGTTACAACAGGCGGCAGAACGTGTCTACGATCAACCCGGACGGTTTGTGGCTTTGCCCGGTTACGAGTGGTCAGCCAATACGAGCCGGGGTGGGCATCACAACGTGTATTTCCGGCGACATGACCAATCCATTCGGCGCTCCGACCACACAGGGCTGGAAGACAAATCGGACGCTGACACGGATCTGTATCATATCCAAGATGTCTACGAAGCTTTCCGAAATTCGGATGCAGTGATTACCGCTCACGTTGGTGGTGAACACTCGGATTTGACCTACCATGATCCTGCATTGGAGCCAGCAGTGGAGGTCACGTCCGACCATGGGACGTTCGAGTGGAACAAGATGGGCTTTTTTGGCGGCAGCGATAGTCACAATGGCCGCCCCGGAAACGACACACCGGGCTTTCAGCACCGGCGCTACGCCAAAGCCGGGTTGGCAGCTGTATATGCGCCCGAATTGACGATTTCGGAGGTACTTTCGGCGTATAAAGATAGACGCATCTACGCAACAACGGGAGCCCGGATTTTGATGCACACCGAAGCGGCAGGACACTCAATGGGAGCAGAATTCACTACATCGGAAAAACCGCAGATTTCCGCGTTCATCGCTGGCACGGCACCGTTTGAATCGGTAGAACTATTTCGGGGACTAGAACCCATTTACAGTCACCCCGCGGATTACAGTGTAGACAGCAACCGTGTACGTATTCTCTGGGAAGGTGCCAGTCGCAAAAGTAGTTATTCAGGGGTAATCTGGGAAGGGAAATTGAGGATCGCTGGTCGCCGCGTTGCAAACGTAGACAAGATTCGGTTCGACAGTCCACGCTCCCGGGTGTTCGACGTGGAAGATTATGGCTTGCGCTGGTATTCGGTGACCTGTGATCTGACTGGAGAAAATGATGGAGAACTAGAGTTGGTGGTAAATACCTCAGTGATTGCAGGACCGCTCTACGGGGGAAGTGGAATCAGTGCGCCTAGGCGGATGTCCTACGCCCCGGCGGAGAAAGTGGGGGTCAATATCAACTTGACTGAACTGAAGAAAGGTCCTGTGACGCTGGAAATCGGCGGGTTAAATCGGCGGGTGACAGTATCATTGGCTCCCACGCCACAGGAGGCTGGCGAGGCTAAATTTTCATTTGCCGACCCATCGCCAAACCCCGGCATCAATCCTTACTGGGTACGGGTCGTCCAGACGGACATGGAGATGGCGTGGAGCAGCCCGATTTACGTGGACTATGTAGCGTGA
- a CDS encoding phytanoyl-CoA dioxygenase family protein, with protein MLKNSQITEYHQDGYTVCPGFLTADEVAQLLAETEKIIGGNTLANHDDKRMEMEPDQPPDGTKVRRLYEPCSYYPLFRTLSESEKLLDAVEGLIGPNLLYHYSKLNMKPPEIGSVVEWHQDLSYYPMTNRDSLAVLFYLDDADADNGCLQMLPGRHEGDLLAHTREGYFQGRVTEAVNSSEAVLVEGKAGTVVFMHCMTPHASITNCSNRSRRTLILSYRAADAFPIYYGEMTSHVETHTRLVRGHQAQMARFTMKEFPVPYYKERSVSLYELQERSRKGDIR; from the coding sequence ATGTTAAAAAACTCCCAAATAACCGAATATCATCAGGACGGATACACCGTCTGCCCAGGCTTCTTGACCGCGGACGAAGTTGCTCAGTTGCTCGCAGAAACCGAGAAGATTATCGGTGGCAACACGCTCGCAAACCACGACGACAAGCGGATGGAAATGGAGCCGGATCAACCCCCAGACGGGACAAAGGTGCGTCGGCTTTACGAGCCGTGCAGTTATTACCCGCTGTTCAGGACATTATCGGAGTCCGAAAAATTGCTGGACGCTGTGGAGGGCTTGATAGGTCCCAATCTCCTGTACCACTACAGCAAACTCAATATGAAACCGCCCGAAATCGGTTCGGTTGTGGAATGGCATCAAGACCTCTCCTACTATCCGATGACAAATCGAGATTCGCTCGCTGTGCTGTTTTACCTCGATGATGCGGACGCAGACAACGGTTGTCTACAGATGTTGCCCGGTCGGCACGAAGGAGATCTGCTTGCCCATACGCGTGAAGGGTACTTTCAAGGTAGAGTTACAGAAGCAGTTAATAGCTCAGAGGCGGTATTGGTTGAAGGCAAGGCTGGCACCGTGGTCTTTATGCATTGTATGACCCCACACGCCTCAATTACCAACTGTTCAAACCGCTCTCGACGCACGCTGATTCTCAGTTACCGTGCCGCTGATGCTTTCCCCATCTATTACGGGGAGATGACGAGTCATGTCGAAACACACACACGACTGGTCCGTGGACATCAGGCACAGATGGCACGCTTTACGATGAAGGAATTCCCTGTTCCTTACTACAAAGAGAGAAGTGTGTCGCTATATGAGTTACAGGAGCGATCACGGAAAGGGGATATCAGGTAG